A genomic window from Levilactobacillus yonginensis includes:
- a CDS encoding polysaccharide biosynthesis protein: MAASSENSGNQASTQDQMVAGSAWMTAGSILSRILGAVYIIPWNIWFGAFYLQGNALYGKGYNIYSFFLIAAIAGVPSAIAKQVAHYNALNEYGISVRLYKRGLEIAILTGVVIASLMYFGAPLFTGGDANLVPVLHSLAWAILIIPTMSLTRGYFQGFQQMAPSAISQFVEQLVRVVYMLGAAFIIMRVLKGNWITAVSQSTFAAAVGAFGGLMILGVYYWRRRHEFRSLVANSNNEMVVPAKQLYQEIIAQAVPFIVLGAGITIFQLIDQYTFAPIMHMAGTYTAAHLNDLFALFGVNANKLIMITISLSSALAVTVVPLLSQSYTQGNKKDISAQLTNAFMMFEFIMIPSALGMAAIARPLNLVFYGTTHEALAASLLAFSSYLSILLGLYTVVAALMQGISQNKRAVRYFLVGTIVKFIIQWPLVYFFGAFGPLIATGCGFLVACYLIVHWLNNQFGINYASIAKKTNGILLSALGTFVLARGVALLGGLLGSQGRSINFMIVAVAAVIGGYFYVYSVLKSRLADAILGSRVAGLRRRLHIR; this comes from the coding sequence ATGGCGGCAAGTTCAGAAAATTCTGGAAACCAAGCCAGTACGCAGGACCAGATGGTTGCGGGTTCAGCGTGGATGACGGCGGGAAGTATTCTCTCGCGGATTCTCGGAGCGGTTTACATTATCCCTTGGAATATTTGGTTTGGAGCCTTTTATTTGCAAGGAAACGCGTTATATGGAAAAGGGTACAACATCTATAGTTTTTTCCTGATTGCGGCGATTGCAGGGGTTCCCTCAGCAATTGCTAAGCAGGTGGCCCACTATAACGCTTTAAACGAGTACGGTATCAGTGTTCGCCTCTATAAGCGAGGTTTAGAAATAGCTATTTTAACAGGTGTTGTCATTGCCTCGTTGATGTATTTTGGGGCGCCACTCTTTACCGGGGGTGACGCAAACCTAGTTCCCGTCCTTCACTCGTTAGCGTGGGCAATCTTGATCATCCCAACCATGAGTCTGACTCGGGGTTACTTCCAGGGCTTTCAGCAAATGGCCCCGTCTGCTATTTCACAGTTTGTGGAGCAATTGGTTCGGGTCGTTTACATGTTGGGCGCCGCTTTTATCATCATGCGGGTCCTGAAGGGCAACTGGATTACTGCGGTTTCACAGTCAACTTTTGCAGCCGCAGTTGGGGCCTTTGGGGGATTGATGATTCTCGGCGTCTACTACTGGCGTCGGCGTCATGAATTCCGCTCGCTGGTGGCTAATAGTAATAATGAAATGGTCGTACCGGCCAAACAACTGTATCAAGAAATTATTGCGCAAGCTGTGCCATTCATTGTTCTGGGTGCTGGGATCACGATTTTTCAACTGATTGACCAGTACACCTTTGCACCAATTATGCACATGGCTGGTACCTATACGGCCGCGCACCTGAATGACTTATTCGCGTTGTTCGGAGTTAATGCTAATAAGTTAATCATGATTACTATCTCCCTGTCTTCAGCACTGGCCGTAACCGTTGTACCACTACTCTCTCAAAGTTACACGCAGGGCAATAAAAAGGATATTTCGGCACAATTGACGAATGCGTTCATGATGTTTGAATTCATCATGATTCCCAGTGCGCTGGGGATGGCTGCAATTGCCCGTCCACTGAACCTGGTGTTCTATGGGACAACGCACGAGGCTTTGGCTGCTTCGCTACTGGCTTTCTCGTCCTACCTGTCAATTCTGTTGGGCCTCTATACGGTCGTTGCAGCGTTGATGCAAGGGATTTCTCAAAATAAACGAGCCGTTCGTTACTTTTTGGTCGGAACCATTGTGAAATTTATCATTCAGTGGCCACTGGTTTACTTCTTTGGTGCTTTTGGGCCATTGATCGCGACTGGTTGTGGCTTCCTGGTGGCTTGTTACTTGATTGTCCATTGGCTAAACAACCAATTTGGCATTAACTACGCAAGTATTGCCAAAAAGACCAACGGTATTCTGCTGTCAGCTTTAGGAACTTTCGTATTAGCCCGTGGTGTTGCTCTGCTGGGTGGTTTGCTGGGTAGTCAGGGTCGGAGCATCAACTTTATGATTGTGGCAGTTGCCGCGGTTATTGGGGGATACTTCTACGTATACTCCGTGTTGAAATCACGGTTGGCCGATGCAATTCTTGGTTCGCGCGTTGCTGGGTTACGCCGGCGTCTACACATTCGTTAG
- a CDS encoding flavodoxin family protein: protein MRYLALLGSHERHGITAGYMDAVTAALPNSANVETVFLRDYDIYPDTKEKTCPALDEIEAKMAASDFWIICAPTYWGGMPGVMKQFFDCMRFRLVRMNSVADTLPGKYKDKHYLSMTSCFISSTENLATGITDQTFVTIDRVLTGAGLIKVGEFVGTGTWGTKAPRPEKLAECTRWGKKIANRPRKDDNTLKRYILLFIMIAVMALITMGLQAWWFGVFAAGKFWLTYATFVVIFYVLLASILHFFTFVRHRRR from the coding sequence TTGCGTTATTTAGCGTTACTTGGCAGTCATGAGCGTCACGGCATCACTGCTGGTTACATGGATGCTGTGACCGCGGCCCTTCCCAATTCAGCAAACGTGGAGACGGTTTTTCTACGCGACTACGATATTTATCCTGATACCAAAGAGAAGACCTGTCCGGCATTGGACGAAATTGAAGCAAAAATGGCCGCCAGTGATTTTTGGATTATCTGTGCCCCGACTTATTGGGGTGGCATGCCTGGCGTCATGAAACAATTCTTTGATTGTATGCGGTTTCGTCTGGTCCGAATGAACTCTGTGGCGGACACCCTACCTGGCAAATACAAAGATAAACACTACTTGAGCATGACGAGCTGCTTCATCAGCTCCACTGAAAATTTGGCGACTGGCATTACCGACCAAACCTTTGTAACCATCGACCGAGTGCTGACCGGCGCCGGTCTAATCAAAGTCGGTGAATTCGTGGGAACTGGTACCTGGGGAACGAAGGCACCACGACCCGAAAAGCTCGCTGAGTGCACGCGTTGGGGCAAAAAGATTGCCAACCGGCCACGAAAGGATGATAACACTTTGAAACGATATATCTTATTATTCATCATGATTGCCGTCATGGCTCTGATTACGATGGGGCTCCAGGCATGGTGGTTTGGCGTCTTTGCTGCTGGAAAATTCTGGCTGACCTACGCCACATTTGTCGTTATCTTCTACGTTTTACTCGCCAGCATTTTACATTTCTTCACTTTTGTCAGACATCGTCGTCGGTAA
- a CDS encoding 16S rRNA pseudouridylate synthase translates to MNIERYLTEHRQGTPGQIFRLLRQGRVTVNDVVVDSPRRPVMTQDDVRVDNLAVAGRQPQYYVFNKPMGFQLSMDPTVPRSLGSLLNGFDQQWQLESLADLPREAVGAVIASDDVQFLTDVVAQNWSSTCRVQLTGVVAPEITANTAFQKLTTQVDQASQTTTVSLETTDLAAAVATLSQLPGVTGPVERTALGPLGCPVDLAIGTYRGLTAIEIDSLLGEGIPAK, encoded by the coding sequence ATGAACATTGAACGTTACTTAACGGAACACCGCCAGGGAACACCCGGCCAAATTTTCCGACTGCTACGACAAGGCCGAGTTACGGTCAATGATGTCGTGGTTGATTCTCCTCGTAGACCGGTGATGACTCAGGATGACGTCCGCGTTGACAATCTGGCCGTTGCTGGCCGCCAGCCGCAGTACTACGTCTTTAATAAGCCCATGGGTTTTCAGCTAAGCATGGACCCAACGGTACCGCGGAGCTTGGGCAGCCTGCTAAATGGCTTTGATCAGCAGTGGCAGTTGGAATCGCTAGCCGATTTGCCGCGGGAAGCCGTGGGCGCTGTGATTGCTAGTGATGACGTGCAGTTTTTGACGGACGTGGTTGCCCAGAATTGGTCCAGTACCTGTCGGGTACAGTTAACGGGGGTCGTCGCTCCTGAAATAACTGCCAATACAGCTTTTCAAAAGCTAACGACCCAAGTTGATCAGGCCAGTCAAACCACGACTGTCAGTCTGGAAACAACTGATTTAGCAGCTGCGGTAGCGACCTTGAGTCAACTGCCCGGTGTGACCGGTCCGGTTGAACGGACGGCACTGGGGCCATTGGGTTGTCCCGTTGACTTAGCTATTGGGACCTATCGCGGACTGACTGCCATTGAGATTGACAGTTTGTTGGGTGAAGGCATTCCCGCAAAGTAA
- a CDS encoding NAD(P)H-hydrate dehydratase, producing the protein MQEAQPLTENILAATIQQRAADSYKGTYGRVTLIGGNRNFGGAIIMASEAAVYSGAGLVTTITDASNQDALHARLPEAMFADITDFDQSRELIKGSDVVVVGPGLGTDDDAAAVLADVFNVIQPNQILIIDGSAITLVAERHLPLPKTHLIMTPHQMEWQRLSGIAIDKQTVDWNLAIIDQLDATIVLKSHRTQVYTSNGVYENTIGTPAQATGGMGDTLAGMVGGFTAQFKDTDQAVLAAVYSHSAIAEELAKTQYVVLPHQIVAQLPQFMKAHEG; encoded by the coding sequence ATGCAAGAAGCACAACCTTTAACTGAAAATATTCTAGCGGCAACGATCCAACAACGCGCCGCCGATAGCTACAAGGGAACCTACGGCCGGGTGACCTTGATTGGCGGTAATCGTAATTTTGGAGGCGCTATCATTATGGCTAGTGAAGCCGCCGTCTATTCTGGTGCCGGTCTAGTAACGACCATCACCGACGCCAGTAACCAAGACGCCCTTCACGCCCGGTTGCCAGAAGCGATGTTTGCCGACATCACTGACTTTGACCAATCCCGTGAACTCATCAAGGGATCTGACGTCGTGGTCGTAGGCCCCGGTCTCGGAACAGATGATGACGCCGCAGCCGTTTTGGCAGACGTCTTCAACGTCATTCAACCCAATCAAATTTTGATCATTGACGGTTCCGCAATCACCCTAGTTGCCGAACGTCACCTACCTTTACCAAAGACTCATCTCATCATGACGCCGCACCAAATGGAGTGGCAGCGGTTGAGTGGCATTGCCATTGACAAACAAACGGTAGACTGGAACTTAGCTATCATCGATCAACTGGACGCGACCATCGTCCTGAAGTCCCACCGCACACAAGTTTATACGAGTAACGGAGTCTACGAAAATACCATTGGCACCCCTGCTCAAGCGACTGGTGGTATGGGTGATACGTTGGCCGGCATGGTCGGTGGCTTCACCGCTCAGTTCAAGGATACGGACCAAGCGGTCTTAGCAGCGGTCTACAGCCATAGTGCCATTGCTGAGGAACTAGCAAAAACACAATACGTGGTCCTGCCCCACCAAATCGTGGCACAATTGCCACAATTTATGAAGGCACACGAAGGTTAA